In the genome of Bacteroides mediterraneensis, the window TCTGTATAACGATTAATTTAATAACATGAGAAATACTTTATTTTTAATCAGATTAACAATTTTCTTGTTGCTCTTAAATGGAATGAACGGCCTGTGTGCGATTGCTAATTCATATCAACCGGAATATTCGACGGCAGGTTTTTATGAATTAGATAACACTGGTAGAAAAGTTTTTAGTATGAACCCTGCTTGGCGTTTTCACAAAGGAAATGTGACAGGAGCAGAAGATATAGAATTTGATGACAGTCATTGGAAACTCGTTTCACTGCCCGACGGAATGGAGATACTTCCTGCTGAGGCGAGCGGATGCATAAACTATCAGGGTGAAGTGTGGTATCGCAAGCATTTTACTCCCGAAGAGGAATGGAAAGGAAAGAGACTGTTCTTGCACTTTGAAGCTATTATGGGTAAATCAAAAGTGTGGGTTAATGGAAAACTGGTAAAAGAACATTTTGGTGGATTTCTCCCTGTTATATCTGATGTCACAGATTATCTTGTATATGGAAAGGATAATGTAATTGCAGTATGGGCTGACAATGCGAATGATGCTTCTTATCCTCCTGGGAAACAGCAGGATATGCTTGATTTTGCTTATTTTGGAGGGATATATCGCGATTGCTGGATGATTGCTCATAATGATGTCTATTTGACAGATCCTAATTATGAAAATGAAATAGCTAGTGGAGGTTTGTTCGTCTCATATAATAATGTTTCAGATAAATCAGCAAATATCCGGCTGGATGCTCATGTGAGAAATATGTCATCAAAATCATTTTCAGGAAAAGTGGAATATGAACTGTATGACAGAAATGGGAATAAGGTTCAATCCAACAGTAAAAGTTTTTCTCTTTCAAAAGGGAAAGCCCGTACCACGACGGTGGGTATGAATGTCGAAAACCCTCATTTGTGGGATCCTGATTCCCCATATTTATATCAGCTGTACGTATATATCAAAGATAAGAATAACAATATAATTGACGGCTATCGAAGAAAAATAGGTATACGGAGTATAGAATTTAAAGGAAAAGATGGTTTTTGGTTAAATGGTAAACCTTACCCGTATCCGTTGATTGGAGCCAACAGGCATCAGGATTTTGCCGTTATTGGTAATGCTTTATCCAACAGTCTTCATTGGAGAGATGCAAAGAAACTGCGTGATGCAGGATTAAGAGTGATAAGAAACGCTCATTATCCGCAGGATCCGGCTTTTATGGATGCGTGTGACGAATTAGGACTTTTTGTAATTGTAAACACCCCCGGTTGGCAGTTCTGGAATGATGCTCCCATTTTTGCAAAAAGGGTATACAATGATATACGCAATATGGTACGGCGTGACCGCAATCATCCGTCTGTATGGATGTGGGAGCCTATTCTTAATGAAACATGGTATCCGGAAGATTTTGCCAAAAATGTGGTGGATATTTTGCATGAAGAATATCCGTACCCCTATTGTTATGCAGGGTGTGATGTAACAGCTCGTGGCAGTGAATATTTTCCTATTCACTTTACTCATCCTCTTAATGGAGCGGGTGGTGCATTTAATACCCAAAACATGAATCCTGAAATTTCATACTTTACCCGTGAATGGGGAGATAATGTGGATGATTGGAATTCTCATAACTCTCCAAGTCGTGTAAACAGAGCATGGGGTGAAATTCCTATGCTTATTCAGGCTCAGGGATATGCAAAGACTGATTATAAGTATACTTGTTATGATGTTCTTTACAGAAACAGTCGACAACATATGGGGGGATGTCTGTGGCACTCGTTTGATCATCAGCGTGGTTATCATCCAGATCCTTTTTATGGTGGCATAATGGATGCTTTCCGTCAGCCTAAGTTGGCTTATTATATGTTCTGTTCGCAGCGTCCTGCACAGAAGAATGATATGCTCATTTCGGAAACAGGGCCTATGGTTTATATAGCTAATGCTATGACCCCCTTCTCTCCTAAAGATGTTACCGTTTATAGTAATTGTGATGAAGTAAGGCTTACATATTGTAAAAATGGTAAACAATATATCTACAAGAAGGAAAAAACAGACATGGGCATGCCTTCTCCTGTCATTACTTTTGAGAATGTGTGGGATGTAATGTATGATAAAAAACTAGCTCGTGAAAGGAAGCATAATGATTCTTATTTATTTGCGGAGGGACTGGTGGATGGCAAGGTCGTAGCTACCCATAAAGTCTTGCCTGCACGTCGTCCTTCTAAGATTGTTATGTGGGTTGATAATGAGAATGTGGAAACTACTGCTGATGGTTCCGATTTGGTTACAGTTATTGCAGCTGTGGCAGATGATAAAGGGAATATCAAGCGTCTGAACAATTATCATATTAAATTTGAGATTGAAGGAAACGGTGAGCTTGTTGCAGATGAAGCAACTTTCACTAACCCTCGCCAGGTACAATGGGGAACAGCTCCTGTATTGGTTCGTGCCAATACCAATGCCGGTGAGATAAAGGTAAAGGCTTCTGTTGTATTTGAAGGTATTCATACTCCCTTATCTGCCGAGCTCATAATTAAGTCTGTTGCTTCAAAGCATAAGCTGATAGCTGATAATAAGGAGCTTTCTCTGTTGCTGGAAGGTTATAAAAAGAATGATGGTGTTGTTTCTGAAAGTAATACTGATTGTAAAAGTGAAATTAAAAGGTTACAGCAGGAACTTAGTAGATTGAAACTTAAGGAGGTTGAAAAACAACAATCTGATTTTGAGTAATATAAATTGATTTTATATAGTGTATTGTATGTTTCAGGCTAATTTAAATTATTTGATGGGAATTGGTCTTACAATGAAGGCTGCTTCTCTTATGGCTTCAAGCCCTGATGTTTCGCAAAGGTCTTTACCAAACGTAATTATAATATATGCCGACGATTTGGGATATGGCGACCTTGAATGTTATGGTGCGAAGAATGTTCTTACTCCTGCAGTAAACGGTCTGGCTAGTGACGGTATCTTGTTTAACAACGCTTATGCAGTGGCGGCAACAAGTACTCCATCAAGATATTCTTTACTTACTGGTGAATATGCATGGAGAAAGGAAGGTACAGATGTGGCTGCAGGTGATGCTGCTATGATTATAAATCCGAATCAGTATACTTTGGCTGATGTGTTCAAAAATACGGGATATAGAACTTCAGTTATCGGGAAGTGGCATCTGGGACTTGGAGCTGAGACAGGCAAACAGGATTGGAATGCTCCTTTGCCTACTCATCCGGGAGATCTTGGCTTTGACTATTCATATATTATGGCAGCAACGGCTGATAGGGTTCCATGTGTTTTTATAGAAAATGGTATGGTGGCTGATTATGATCCATCGGCTCCAATAGAGGTGAGCTATTCAAAGCCTTTTCCTGGTGAACTTTTAGGATGCGATCATCCGGAACTGTTGTATAATTTAAAACCAACTCATGAGCATGATAAGGCTATTGTTAATGGAATAAGTAGGTTCGGGTATATGAAAGGTGGTGGAAGGGCTTTATGGAAAGATGAAAATATAGCTGATTCTATAGCTTGTCATGCGATAGAGTTTATCAATAAAAACAAGAATACCCCTTTCTTTATGTATCTGGCCACTAATGATGTGCATGTGCCAAGATTTCCTCATGACAGATTTAGAGGAAAAAATCCAATGGGGTTGCGTGGTGATGCTATCGTACAGTTTGATTGGACTGTAGGGCAGGTGGTTTCTGCTTTGAAGAATTTGGGCATTTATGATAATACTTTAATCATATTATCTAGTGACAATGGTCCTGTCTTGGATGATGGATATGATGATAGGGCTGAGGAATTACTGAATGGACATTCACCTACCAGGGGGTTGAGGGGCAATAAGTATAGTGCGTTTGAGGGAGGGACAAGAATTCCGTTTATTGTTTCGTGGCCCAATGGTATTAAAGGTGGGAGAAAATCTGATGCTTTAATTTCACAGATTGATTTGATCAGATCGCTTGGTGAGCTTATTGGTGCTCGTATTCCCAAAGGTTCTGCTCCGGACAGTGAGAATTATATAGGGGCTATTTTGGGGTGTGATACTTTGGGTAGAGACTGGGTAGTGGAACAGTCGTATAATCATACTTTGTCTGTGAGAGATAGAGAATGGAAGTTTATCGAGCCTAATAATGGTCCTGCTGGTATTCCATGGATACCTGAAGTTGAATCTGGAAATAGTACTGAACCTCAGCTTTATTATCTTAAAAATGATGAATATGAGAAAGTGAATTGTGCCAAAGATAATAAAGAGAAAGTTATAGAGTTTATGGATATATTGAAAAAACTGAGAAAAATGTGACCTTTAATTTTTTTCTTATTAGAAATTTGAATTTATTAAACTGGCATGCATTGTATACTTAGGGGTTGGAGAATAGTTAGTATTCTTCGGGAAGTGAGAAGTCCATCCCGAAGAATACTAGAATTATAAAAATAACCTGAGCTCGAAATGAAGTCAAAAAATAGAAAGTTGTCTGTCTGTTATTGATAAAGTTTACGTCAATGTTTGGTCTTCTTATCCTTAATCATATATTTTTTCTGTCGTAATGTAGAATTCCTTACAAAAATCATCGGCCATACAATAAATCTCTGTAACTTTAGACTTTAAAAACATAGCAGTTATCGTTTAAATGTTATAATTGGTCACTATAAATTTAGTGATTTTATTGCTATGATTTTGATTATCAGTAAAATATATTTATTATTATTTCGAACTCACATTAATTAGGAAGAGTTGCTGCATAATTTCTGGGGAGAAATCACCTTTCATACCATAAATCTCTGTAATTTTAACCTCCGGGAATCTGCCAGGGATTTTCTTGTATCATATTTATATGTGGGGGTAAGATTGATTGATGAAAAATATTATTGAGAGTATCAGAAAGCAATGTCCTGTATCCGACTCTACTATCAAGGAGCTGGAGTCTTATTTGACACCTTGTACTTTTCCTAAAAAGTACCAGCTGATTAAAGAGGGAATTTATTGCAAATATGCCTATTTCATAGAAAAAGGTACCATAAGAGCCTATTGGGTGGTGGATGGGGAAGAATATACCACTTCATTTGGCACAGAAGGCGGCATTGTGTTCAGTATGGATGAACTTTATTACAACCGGAAAAGTGAGGAATATGTAGAAACCTTGGAGGAAGTGCAAGCCTACAGAATCAGTATAACCGACCTCCAACATTTGTTTGAAACGAACCTGGAGCTATGCAACTGGGGGAGAATCATTCATCAGAATGAATACAGAAGGCTCCACAGAAGTCATAAAGAGCGGCTGTCGCTTCCGGCCAAGGAACGGTATGAGGAATTCCAGAAACAGTTTCCCGAAATATGCAGGAAAGTGAACTTGAAATACATTGCCTCTTATCTGGGGATTACCCTTTCCACGCTCAGCAGGCTGCGAAGCAAAAAGCCATAATTTGATATAGGACAAATTTTAATTGGGGGTGATTCTCTATCTTTGCAGGGTCACATTCAATTTATTCCAATATGAATCATCCAATATCTTCCTCGGCTTTTGCCGATACGAAACCGCATTATGAACTGCTCGACGGACTGAGAGGAGTGGCTGCACTGCTGGTGGTGTTTTATCACATTTTTGAAGGATTTTCCTTTGCCGGAGGGGGCACCCTCATCACGGTCATCAACCACGGCTACCTGGCCGTCGACTTTTTCTTTATACTTTCGGGTTTTGTCATCGGCTATGCTTACGACGACCGCTGGAAGAAAAATCTGACCTTGAAGGGCTTCTTCAAGCGAAGGCTGATCCGCCTCCATCCGATGATTGTCATGGGAGCGGTCATCGGTTGCATCACCTTCTTTATTCAGGGAGGGGTGAAGTGGGACGGCACGCAGGTGGCTACTTCTGCGGTGATGCTGGCTCTCTTGCTGGCCATGTTTTTCATACCGGCCTATCCGGGAGCGGGTTATGACGTACGCGGAAACGGGGAGATGTTTTCGCTGAACGGTCCCAGCTGGTCGCTGTTTTTTGAATACATCGGGAACCTCCTTTATGCCCTTTTCATCCATCGGTTGAGCAACAAAGCGCTGACCGTCCTGGTGATATTGCTTGGATTAGGACTCTCTTGGTTTGCCTTGTCCGACGTGGTGGGCTACGGCATGATTGGCGTGGGCTGGACGCTCGACGGACTGAACTTCTGGGGAGGAATGTTGCGGATGCTCTTTCCTTTCACGCTGGGCATGCTGATATCGCGGAATTTTCGTCCGTTCAAGGTTCGGGGAGCATTCTGGATTTGCAGCGTCATTCTGTTGGTGCTTTTCTGTGTGCCTTATGTGGAAGGCCATTCGCCCGTGTGTCTGAACGGGGTGTTCGAGATGGTCTGCATTGTCGTCATATTCCCTATGCTGGTTTGTCTGGGGGCTTCCGGACAGACCACCGACAAGCGGTCGACCCGTATCTGCAAGTTTTTAGGCGATATATCCTATCCGTTGTATGCCATTCACTATCCTTTGATGTACCTGTTCTATGCGTGGCTGATTGAAAACAAACTGTACACGCTGGGAGAAACCTGGCCGATGGCGGCACTGGTTTATTTCGGAAGCATCGTCTTGGCCTATCTGTGTCTGAAACTCTATGATGAGCCTGTAAGGAAGTGGCTGGGCAGGAAGTTTGTGAGATGAAGAATTACGGAAGTCTTTAGGATAAAGAATAAATTTCCCCAAATATCTGAGGTTAATCTGATATTTGGGGAAATTTAAATTCTTAGTATTCGTATGTTTGTAGTTCGGTAGTTGGGTTATCGTTTATCCGTTTTTGATTACACTTTGAAGGGTTTGCGGAACTTGCATCCGTTTTTCCACTGTGAGCATCCGTAGGCCATTTTCCCCTTGATGATGATACCCGTGCCGCATACGGGGCAGGCTTTGCCCAAAATACTGTCGTCGGCAGGAAGGGTATCCTCTTTAGGAGTATCCGGCGCGGTGGCTTTCTTGCTGGCCCGTGGCTTGCGGGGAGCGGCTTTCTTCTTGGGCTCACCGTCGTTGCTCTTGGGGACAGCGGCTTTTTTCAACGGGATTTTCGGACTGTCGTCGGTAGTGACGGTGACACGGCGGTTGCTGTTGTCGCGCAACACACTGTACACAATGTCGGTGACCATCTGTTTCAGTTCGGCCAGGAAGGTACCCGCATCGTAGCTTTTCCGCTCGATTTCCCGCAGTTTCTTTTCCCAGATACCGGTCAGTTCGGCCGATTTCAACAGTTCTTCGTGAATCAGCTGAATCAGTTCCACACCCGTAGGAGTGGCAATCAGGTTTTTACGTTCCTTGCGGATGTAATGCCGCTTGAACAAAGTCTCGATGATGGCGGCACGGGTAGACGGGCGGCCGATGCC includes:
- a CDS encoding glycoside hydrolase family 2 TIM barrel-domain containing protein, which translates into the protein MRNTLFLIRLTIFLLLLNGMNGLCAIANSYQPEYSTAGFYELDNTGRKVFSMNPAWRFHKGNVTGAEDIEFDDSHWKLVSLPDGMEILPAEASGCINYQGEVWYRKHFTPEEEWKGKRLFLHFEAIMGKSKVWVNGKLVKEHFGGFLPVISDVTDYLVYGKDNVIAVWADNANDASYPPGKQQDMLDFAYFGGIYRDCWMIAHNDVYLTDPNYENEIASGGLFVSYNNVSDKSANIRLDAHVRNMSSKSFSGKVEYELYDRNGNKVQSNSKSFSLSKGKARTTTVGMNVENPHLWDPDSPYLYQLYVYIKDKNNNIIDGYRRKIGIRSIEFKGKDGFWLNGKPYPYPLIGANRHQDFAVIGNALSNSLHWRDAKKLRDAGLRVIRNAHYPQDPAFMDACDELGLFVIVNTPGWQFWNDAPIFAKRVYNDIRNMVRRDRNHPSVWMWEPILNETWYPEDFAKNVVDILHEEYPYPYCYAGCDVTARGSEYFPIHFTHPLNGAGGAFNTQNMNPEISYFTREWGDNVDDWNSHNSPSRVNRAWGEIPMLIQAQGYAKTDYKYTCYDVLYRNSRQHMGGCLWHSFDHQRGYHPDPFYGGIMDAFRQPKLAYYMFCSQRPAQKNDMLISETGPMVYIANAMTPFSPKDVTVYSNCDEVRLTYCKNGKQYIYKKEKTDMGMPSPVITFENVWDVMYDKKLARERKHNDSYLFAEGLVDGKVVATHKVLPARRPSKIVMWVDNENVETTADGSDLVTVIAAVADDKGNIKRLNNYHIKFEIEGNGELVADEATFTNPRQVQWGTAPVLVRANTNAGEIKVKASVVFEGIHTPLSAELIIKSVASKHKLIADNKELSLLLEGYKKNDGVVSESNTDCKSEIKRLQQELSRLKLKEVEKQQSDFE
- a CDS encoding sulfatase-like hydrolase/transferase, with product MKAASLMASSPDVSQRSLPNVIIIYADDLGYGDLECYGAKNVLTPAVNGLASDGILFNNAYAVAATSTPSRYSLLTGEYAWRKEGTDVAAGDAAMIINPNQYTLADVFKNTGYRTSVIGKWHLGLGAETGKQDWNAPLPTHPGDLGFDYSYIMAATADRVPCVFIENGMVADYDPSAPIEVSYSKPFPGELLGCDHPELLYNLKPTHEHDKAIVNGISRFGYMKGGGRALWKDENIADSIACHAIEFINKNKNTPFFMYLATNDVHVPRFPHDRFRGKNPMGLRGDAIVQFDWTVGQVVSALKNLGIYDNTLIILSSDNGPVLDDGYDDRAEELLNGHSPTRGLRGNKYSAFEGGTRIPFIVSWPNGIKGGRKSDALISQIDLIRSLGELIGARIPKGSAPDSENYIGAILGCDTLGRDWVVEQSYNHTLSVRDREWKFIEPNNGPAGIPWIPEVESGNSTEPQLYYLKNDEYEKVNCAKDNKEKVIEFMDILKKLRKM
- a CDS encoding Crp/Fnr family transcriptional regulator, yielding MKNIIESIRKQCPVSDSTIKELESYLTPCTFPKKYQLIKEGIYCKYAYFIEKGTIRAYWVVDGEEYTTSFGTEGGIVFSMDELYYNRKSEEYVETLEEVQAYRISITDLQHLFETNLELCNWGRIIHQNEYRRLHRSHKERLSLPAKERYEEFQKQFPEICRKVNLKYIASYLGITLSTLSRLRSKKP
- a CDS encoding acyltransferase, which translates into the protein MNHPISSSAFADTKPHYELLDGLRGVAALLVVFYHIFEGFSFAGGGTLITVINHGYLAVDFFFILSGFVIGYAYDDRWKKNLTLKGFFKRRLIRLHPMIVMGAVIGCITFFIQGGVKWDGTQVATSAVMLALLLAMFFIPAYPGAGYDVRGNGEMFSLNGPSWSLFFEYIGNLLYALFIHRLSNKALTVLVILLGLGLSWFALSDVVGYGMIGVGWTLDGLNFWGGMLRMLFPFTLGMLISRNFRPFKVRGAFWICSVILLVLFCVPYVEGHSPVCLNGVFEMVCIVVIFPMLVCLGASGQTTDKRSTRICKFLGDISYPLYAIHYPLMYLFYAWLIENKLYTLGETWPMAALVYFGSIVLAYLCLKLYDEPVRKWLGRKFVR